The region TGTTCGGAGTGTATTTTATtttaactcgatgagttgggcttGGTTTCAGCTTTGGCTAGTAATAGGCTCGTTTATATGGGATTAAATTATAtaaggatttaaaaaaaaaaaaatacttgagATTTCCTTGGATTTTGATTGATTAAAAGTTTACGGATAATACAAATAATGCAGGGATTTGCAGAACTTGAATATGGAATGCTTCGTTACATGGGAGCAATTGATGACTCAACTCCAATCGTGACATCtggtaaaaaaaatttaaatgtaATCTTTTGTCTTAACAGTAAATCGTCAAGACACACATTGTTTCCTTTTTACTTAATGGtctggtcttaatgggttaagttgtgTTTCAGTGCATGACGAACAACTAGTGGATGATATTCCTGTTGAGAAGCTGTTAATCCATGATGTCCCTGTTGACATCATATGCACTCCCACCCAAGTTATTTTTACCAACACATCCATCCCCAAACCTCAAGGTATTTACTGGGATAAACTTTCACCCCAGAAGCTTCGCCAGGTTAAAATCCTTAGAGAACTTAAAGCCATAATCGAAAAAGAAACTGGACAAAAACTTCCCACTGGCCCTTCGGAGAAACTTCCCCCTACTGCTCAAAGACGACAAAAGcgatagtttttatttatttatttaaaacgtATCTATTCATGCTTGTATATCACATATATTATGTTTGTTATTTTTTACAAAGAACAGATGGAAGCATCGAGGTGGctactaaaattaaaaatattatgtGACTACACACATGTGATGAATACAAGAATAGAACGAACCTCTCATTTGATTcaaacaaaaatattaaaaaaataataataataataatagtaagtgTTGAAAATATAGATGGATACAAACAAGCTCAGGTTCTACATCATTCTGTTTAGCGGGATCCTATTGTTTGCATGTGGGACCCTCTCTATAGGAGATATAGATTGTGGCATTGACATACCCACCGAAACAATAATCTCTGCAATGAAATGAAACAAGGGCAAATTTGTAAAACTCATATGAGAGGGAAAATGTTTGGAAAGGAAGGGGAGCAGAGCACACTAACCAATGCCTTCTCGGATAGACAAATTTGGTCTTATGATCTCTTCAGAGTTGACCAGAAATACGTCACCAATGTAGAGATGGTTTGTTGGGACATAAACACTACACAACTCTTCATCTCCATTTTCCCTCTGCAAAATGCAAATCATCATATATTCATATGGAAATCAGTTCAAAAGTCAATTGTGGTATTACCACATCCTTAATAGAATGTTGAGGTGAATTTTCAAAAGCAAAGGGAAAGTATTATGTTGTTTGTGTATTTAAGTACCTGAAGAACAACTGATGATGTAATGAAACCAAAAGCATATTCCCCAAGACGAGGATGACGAATGATGGCAACCTCCTTAAATGCAGTTGTGTTCTGGTCTGTCACCAAAACCACAGAGAGAAACAGtttttacttttaaaatatatttaaattccAAACAAGATCTAATTCTACAACAAACTTACCTGGAGAAATAGCAGCACTAATCTGTTTGGAAGCAGAGTAAATGTGTTTTACAAAGGGCATCCGCTTTATAAACCACTCCCCAACCCAGAACACAGTAGCACCCATCCATGATGAAGCAAAGATACCCACAAAGAATATAAAGATCAATGATGTAAGGAACCCAAGACCAAATATTTCCACCCCAAGTCTTTCATAGATTGGACTGAAGAAACCATCAAAAAACTGTACAATCCACCATGTCACAAAGAACGTCACAGCCACAGGAAACAGGACAACACTgaaatcatacatatatatatacattccaAATTAAACAAcagaattaataaaattaaataaaaaaggtATACATATTACATATTACATATTACATACCATCCGGTCATGAATTTCTTTGAAACCCAACTCTGAAGCACAGCATAACAAGCCTGCCAAATTTTTATGTCAATACCACCCTTCATATAATATGGATAATGGATTTTCACCTAAGCTTTGACTTGTATACATTTGCTATAACATTAACTAATTAATTAATAGACTTACACCAAACCATTTCTTTAATCAGTCCCATGCAAATCCCACTATCAAAAAACTGTGTATTGGTGATTTCATTGTTAGGATAAATCATTATGTGATCAGATCACAACTTTTTTGGATTTGTAAGCATTGATATGGATCTTTGGGATTTATATCGTATGAATAGTGATTCTTTACATTGTTTATAAAATGTGTAATTATTGTAAGTGTAAGTTGTTGATTCTAACACGGTCTTCCCCAATCCAGGGTGGTGTGTAGGACTAGGCAAATccacactaattaaatataaaaacaCCAAAATGTCACAACCTTCCTTGATTCTAGACTTATTCCTACAACAGATTATTACTGGATTAGGGTCCAACACTCACCGATTTATAAACTATAACTATAATCCTCGGTGATTTAAAGATTGCAGGTAAAAGCACATGCAATACTTAATACCAATAATGGCTACAAAAACATTATTGATTTTGAGATCAGAACAACTCAATTTCAAGCTAGCAATCCATGGAACAACATTTCATACAATCAGTTCTTTTTTTTGAGGGAGGTTGAAAATAACTTTTTCTGATTTGCCAAAATCATACATCTCTATAGCTGACCCTCTGGATTTACAAAATGAGGAATAAATTATGTAAATTATGAGTTAATGCGTTGTCAATTTAGTTTTATGTTGCGAATTTCAAAATACTACCAATGGTAAATATCAAAACATGGTTTCTCCTAATCTTTATTCTTCTTTCAGGTTGGCATTGACTTCCCAATTGGAATTCGTAGCACACATTTCTGGTCGACTCCTACTTACGGAATGTAAAAAGAAATTACATCAATAGAGATGATTACTTTAAGGATTTATTCTTCGTCATCTACTAGGTTTATGTTCCAAATTCAAAATTGACCTATAACGGAGCATCATCAAAATTGATTGATTTTTCTCGAAATACGTAGCAATCATGAACTTATTATTAACAATTTGAGAAATCCGAAACTGGCCATCCGCGCCACTGCACTCGAATTCAATCGAGAAACTTGGATCTCAGAAATTCCAAAAACAACTATTGATTCAGAAAAGTTCGAAAACAAATCAACCAAAACTATTCATAGATATTAAGAGAACTATTAAGAAAGAGGTGAGGAAAACCTTCCGCGTGGAAGAATTGGGAGAATTTGGAGGGGATTTGACGCTGTCTTCGGTATCTTCGACAATAACATCATGTTGACTAACAGTACTTGAAGTTGATTCTTTTGACCCTTCTGCCATTTGGAAGATTCAGATTCAGACACTGTGAGAGACTGTTGATATATTGATCGGAGAGATAATCGGAGGAGGGTTTTATCTGCCGCCGGGATGTCCTGACGAAACAGTTGCGAAGTGTGACGAGAGGAGACCCAAAGAGGGATGAATCTGGGTGGCTGCTTGTCTTTGAGTGGAGTGGAAGTTTAGATGTTTCTTATTCTGTATAACTAACCCTTCAATTTATAGAAACTTCAACTATGAACCTTCAACTTTCCAACGTGACAAATTTAGCTTTGACTTTTCACTATCTATTATTAACCACTATGAAATGATTAACGGTAGTAAGATAAATACAGCTATGTAGTTGAgcatccacacacacacactatatatatatatatatatatatatatatatatatatatatatatatatatatatatatatatatatatatatatatatatatatatatatatatatatatatatatataaattgttgATGTGCAGTGGAGACCACTTTTGAAAGATGAGTGTTATTGCACTGATGTGAGTAGTCATTGTAAAGATGATGTGGCACAATTGAAATATTAGTGGCATTGCACTGATGTGGATGACCTTAGTGATTGTTGTGTTGACAACgaaaaattaaatatctttttattttttttcctattaTCATCCTACTTATTTTAGATGGTGATAAAAGAGTAGGGAGTCATTCATTCTTAACCCACTGCCACATCactttatcttttttatttttcttcacACGAAAACCCTATCTTTTTGAACTCACTCAACCCATTCAATTAAAAAAACAATACAAAAAATCAAGGTAAAATAttaattagcaatagagttacCGTCGGTACCACTCCCGCTTCAGCGGGTTGTTTAAATGGTTTCACCAACCCACTTCATCatctctctctcattttctcttgtatcatgtgttttaaaacttgtaccttagttgttttatatttttttaattgaatggGTTGAGAGGGTTGAGAAAGATAGGATTTCCGTGTGATGTGGGTTgtgaaagatgaagaaaaataaaagatataAAGTGATGTGACAGTAGGTTCAATGGGTTGGGAGAGaatgactccctcctccctaaGTGTCATTAAACCAAATGCTTTCTAGCTCGACGGTATCTGGTGTTGCCCTCCCTCCTTAAGattgagggttcaagtctcgtCGTGAACATATGTGGATTTAAGGTGTAATTTAGAGTAGCTTAAATTTGTCGTTTCAAAAAAAGATAAGTGTCATTAAATTTGATTGAGATGTTAAATTTGTATATTTTTTATCATCTTAAATAGatagaaaaaaatataaacaaaaagtaaaaagatatttaatttctcgttGCCAAGCTAGGCAAGATcacgtttttttttttcttcgtaGATTAGAAATCATCCCTCCTCCACATTTCAAGTTttctttatttacatttttaagaTAAGATATCCATTTACTTCTATAAATTTGGTACAATAGGTTTTTATaattttgacaaaattgcaaaaatggtctttatggtatgtattttttctGAGTTTTAGTCCAAACCTTGTTTTTTTGACTTTGTGATCCTTTTAAGTTAATTTCGTTATGGATTTGGTCCCTCAGTAAACTAAAATGActttaatacccttggggtatttatttttcattttctttctttttcttaaatagtttattattattaaatatacaaggctctctctctttctctctctctctctctctctctctctctatatatatatatatatatatatatatatatatatatatatatatatcaaggttgtaaaaatcgtttgacgGTAGCTCGACGGTCAACTGAtattaagggattaatcggtcttggtGGGGATTAATCAatgattaatcggggaccatcaattattaataaaatattaatatatcttaagataAACaagtatttcaaaattaaaaaataagaaaaattgtaatttggaaataccaaaatatgaacattttggtatactatttgaaattttgaaattttggagtaaaaaaagaaagttggttttttgaattttaaaaaaaaaattaaattttttgacatttttttgactttttttcgatttttttgacttttttttgacttttgttgaccgattaattCCGCCAAACCTgattaatcctaaatttccgattaatgccataatcctcgacggttggagaacgtcaaacgattaatccacgatgaatcgccgattaatcccgatttctacaaccatgatatatatatatatatatatatatatatatatatatatatatatatatatatatatatatatatatatacctctcTCTTCCTTATCGCTTTAATACCTAGAAGATAtatcatcttcttcaaaacccaCCTTCTGCTCCTCACCATCGTTCCTTCTTCCAGATACGTTTCTCCTTCCAGCCACCACAAATCAGCTGCCAACACCACAAACACCATTATTCTCATAGTCAATACCTTTTGAAAACCCCTCGGATCATCTTCTTGACAAAATCTGTAACATCCTAATGTTCACGTACTTCTAATTCAACCCTATAATTATATTATAATGTGTTTTGGTCTCTAAGTCCAAGAAAATATGAATTGGAGCCTTAGTGGCATTTTCGTAATGTTGGCAATGAGGAGTATGTCATGCGTACCAGTGTGTACGCTGAGAGTACTAGGAcacgccctagtacgctgggcgtacatctatatacgtagggcgtacttgctaaatgaggaaaccctaatttttagggtttggttggtatttaagcatccttatgggTTCATTTCCCTTCACCTTAACAACCTCCACCCTCTCTTTCGTGATTGTGACCCTAGAACCACCTTGTGAAGCCATTTCAAACATTAAGGTGTGTGTTTGTTTGCTTAGAAGCAGAAGGAAGGAACCAAACTCCTCTTGGAGGGAAGAAGCACCTTGGATCTGGGATTTATTCTTCATTTGCAAGTAtcctaaggtataaagcttgcacctttgtTTTCCAATCTTGTAGGTCTAGAAATGGGGGTTTTTATGttactttttggtcccaaatgtcTCATCTTGTGCATGGCTTGTTCTTGTCATTTTGAGTTGTCCTTTAAGACCCTAAGAGGGGTCATAAGCCATAAAAATGAAGTCCTATTGGTTAGAATTGATCCATACATCTtatggaaggtcttaatggattaagaccttgagttaagctCTTATTGGACATGTAAagtaataaagttggaaactttatgactctagagtgTATTTGAGCCTTGGATATAGAATATggacttaagtgcttaagccattaagcacttattggatTTTGAAGATTGCGAGGGTGTGTCTCGTGTActcggtcaaccaccccgatggtagTCAAGCTGCGAGGCCTTGTGTATGTCATGCGTACCTCAGGAGTATGCCCTACATACTCGCATTGGTTCAGCTCTATTGAGTTGACTCGGCtggggttgactcagttgacttagtaggttttgaccagttgactttgaccaagtttgaccttgagggtattttcggattttgatggaattggttaaTTTGTGGGATTAGGTGTGGgttagagagctgagattcggagtcgggaccTTATTAGCTTCTaagtttgcgaggtgagttttcctcacggTACTTACGGGtagaaggcaccaaggttggcccgttggattgatatcctgttatgcatgctattgtactgtagtgatctgttagatcggtatcttggtatagaggatgatgttatgcttagtgatccgTAGATCTGTTTGACTAGCTATAGACTGTTATatgcttatatgttatatgtgcacatgtttggttggtggctgaggcttcactgctttgtgcGTAAGCAAACAGGTCGGGGCataccaacccgatggttgaatgggcccgagggtattccatcccgaggatgattggacccatagtgtattggcattccaacctgatggttgaggggactggggtattccaacctgatggttgattggacctatagtatgttggcattccaacccgatgattgaggggcttggtgtattccaacccgatggttgattggacccatagtatgttgttaatTATATCTATTATttgtttatgtgttggtactttgtgggatctcactaagctttaggaTTATAATTTTGGGTTATATTTCTGGTACTTtagatgaccgcgggaaggcgaaggcatgaccatacacatccttgtATTTTGACTTATGATTTGGGAAACTATGATattgaacatgttttgaaaactatgtgtaaacaatttatgattttggattggtttaaaaagtttaattttttcatgatttttatggatgttacaaaatcGGAACCCTATCACCCTCATGTAAGctttggtgtattcatcaatggtGTTGTTGCCTTAAGGAGTTTCCTACTGGAGCAAACTAAATAAGTTGCATATCTTCATCTTTCCTTCTTAGCAAAATCGACATCCAAGAAACAAGGTTTCCATAGCAAAAGGCGATGATGGTGGTTGGTGGGGTTGGTTTACCAGAGGAGGTGGTTATGTTGGTGAATTGTAGGGAAGAGGGCGAGATGAGGGGGATGAAGCGAGGTAGGGGCGGGGATGAAGATTTCAATATTCTTTTGTGGATTGATTTCTAATTTGGTCAATTGCTTGTTTTTCTACTGATTATGTGTACCTATCATATCCCCTGTCCATCAATAGGTTTTATCTTCTCCCCACTTTGTTATCATCCATGAAAACATTCCCATTGATTGCTAGATGTGTTGGTATAGGTTAATATATGATTTTTTGGTGTGGTTTTATACATGATCTTATCTTCTAATTTGGTCAATTGCGGGATGTGTGGGTGTGGATTCATATACAAATTGTTTTTTTTCCTAAATCACTAAATCATGGTATATATGTGTTGAAAAAGGTTTATAAGTGTGTAATGCCCTGTTCCGAATCGCTACCCATTTGGGTGTGGTTGATGGTATGTGAATGATTCGGGCAATCGGAGTTAGTTTTGGAgccaatggtattttgggaaatgttCAGCTCGTACTTTTATGGAAGTTGGCTGTTTGTTCATGATATTGTAAGATAGGTATGTGTTTTTTAAGGCATAGAGCTTCttgttaccttttcatggatacaAGGATGGTTGGAATCGGAGTTGTATCAAAGAATTTATGGCCTTcagaatgaattagggtttgaggGTAGACCTTAGTATGTGGGGTGTACCAAgagagtacgcgaggcgtactggtGCGAAGGGATCTACGTCATGTGTAATAAGGATTACACTTAGCATACTGCGAAGTTGGGATCGGGATGTGAGAccttgtacgcggggcatacgaggagtacgttgggcatacgagggaaaggatgaaaccctaatttttagggatgTACCCTATATAAGCTTTATGTTAGTCCCTTTGGTTCATTTATAAGCTATCCTCCATAACCTAAAAACCTTAAATCGAACATTTTAGTCTCTTGGTGGTATTCTTGAGCTCTTAGAAGGTTTTTGGTGCACATTTTGCCCTTGGGAAGGAAAGAAGCGAAGCTTGAAGTTGTTTGGCTTGGTGGAGAggctttggatccagaatcatcaccTTGCGGGGAAGCTTATTGAGGTATCAAGTTTTCATCTTGGATTGTGTAtgattagatctcttcatggctattttattatgattttggtCTTCTTTTTGAGTCTATGGAtgatttgggttgtttaaggGTTGGTTCTTTAATTTGAGTTGTTTTGGAATTCTTAAgaataaaggtgcaagctttatgtgaAGAATGGTGTCATTCATGCATTAAGTCAACCATTAAGTCcctttttaagcttaagagcttcatttagtcatatatggacgtaaagttggcaactttacgtgataatccaactcaaggaggtcagatctatgtttgGGAAGCTttatcttaatggataaagtggaAATCaagtttgatgggttttgagcattacaacattccaatggtgcacatgcaaccctatttgctttggatctaggttttcttcaagttatacatgcaaattaattttccaaagcaaaaccctaatccaaCATACAAGAAAACTAAATCTAATCATATTagggttagaagaatacctttcttgttgattgcttgatcttgacctttaagagcttagtgcctcaagtactgcacctctaatggaatcacaaacaccacttaGCAATGATTGAACACGAGAGAGGTGGAGGCTACAAGATTTCGGCCAGGGTTTTTTCTAAGGAATCAAGTGGCCGATTTCATGAGCCctggggttccttttatagttgaggctactagggttttcaactggaaaccctaattcccttgcttaggccctaatcaAACCACAGACCCCCACATGATAGGGCCTTAGACAAAAttctatgggcttcccatagattttcgtccaccccttatca is a window of Lactuca sativa cultivar Salinas chromosome 1, Lsat_Salinas_v11, whole genome shotgun sequence DNA encoding:
- the LOC111875968 gene encoding protein LIKE COV 2; the protein is MAEGSKESTSSTVSQHDVIVEDTEDSVKSPPNSPNSSTRKACYAVLQSWVSKKFMTGCVVLFPVAVTFFVTWWIVQFFDGFFSPIYERLGVEIFGLGFLTSLIFIFFVGIFASSWMGATVFWVGEWFIKRMPFVKHIYSASKQISAAISPDQNTTAFKEVAIIRHPRLGEYAFGFITSSVVLQRENGDEELCSVYVPTNHLYIGDVFLVNSEEIIRPNLSIREGIEIIVSVGMSMPQSISPIERVPHANNRIPLNRMM